Proteins encoded together in one bacterium window:
- a CDS encoding ankyrin repeat domain-containing protein: MNIILRSFLYATLLCATSTMQAAPSPLHYAAENGLIDNLKMMLSLKCFDVNGKNNKDLTPIHLATQHNHVDCVQELITHGANVNAIETQEGLTPLHTAISINNPEIVQILLKHDADVNTTIMHTTTSQECSICGATALHLAFRLNHVECARVILDHNPNVFAMDCFSETPLHVAVRYGSIDCINLLMEHLAQKKAYIINEYGYADNKQLIAEETNIDVTSSTGCTPLHYAAFKGCIEAAKILINHGANVHARNKRNHTPRDAALITGQEIATILQAKEEVTPQNLAEAVSRLAFAQYFERYLS; the protein is encoded by the coding sequence ATGAACATAATTTTACGCTCATTTTTATACGCTACTCTTTTGTGCGCCACCAGCACCATGCAAGCAGCACCATCACCACTTCATTATGCAGCAGAAAACGGTTTGATTGATAATCTCAAAATGATGCTCTCGCTCAAGTGCTTTGATGTCAACGGAAAAAACAATAAAGATCTCACACCCATTCATCTCGCAACGCAACACAACCATGTCGATTGCGTACAAGAACTCATTACCCATGGCGCAAATGTTAATGCCATAGAAACGCAAGAAGGACTTACGCCGCTTCACACTGCAATCAGCATAAACAATCCAGAAATAGTACAAATACTCCTCAAACATGATGCTGATGTTAATACAACAATAATGCACACCACCACATCTCAGGAATGTAGCATCTGCGGCGCCACAGCACTCCATTTAGCTTTTCGATTAAATCACGTAGAATGCGCACGCGTTATTCTTGATCATAATCCCAATGTTTTTGCGATGGACTGTTTTTCTGAAACGCCGCTGCATGTCGCAGTTAGATATGGAAGCATTGATTGTATTAATCTTTTGATGGAGCATCTTGCACAAAAAAAAGCGTACATCATTAACGAATATGGATATGCAGACAATAAACAACTTATCGCCGAAGAAACCAATATCGATGTCACAAGCAGCACCGGCTGCACACCGCTGCATTATGCTGCTTTTAAAGGATGCATAGAAGCAGCAAAAATACTCATCAACCATGGTGCCAATGTGCACGCAAGAAATAAGAGAAACCACACACCTCGAGACGCGGCGCTGATAACTGGGCAAGAAATAGCCACAATACTTCAAGCAAAAGAAGAAGTAACACCCCAAAACCTTGCAGAAGCTGTCAGTCGCCTTGCCTTTGCCCAGTATTTCGAACGTTACCTATCATAG
- a CDS encoding ankyrin repeat domain-containing protein gives MNKKFLRLWLLALALTSNAMPATNIFFIPAEKIETQHSPLFKAALNGDVNEVRTCINRGDNIDQPDIFNTTPIHVAIAHNHSDCVLELLSHNADITIPDIKDGWTPLHTAVNVNNLDIVQALLNHGADVNAKILVTEDSCNKKISGKTPLHVAVMIGNAECVKMLLAHNPNIFAQDDYSQTVLYVAVRYFHADCLMLLLEHLTQKKAYLINNYGHAGNREFIAELIAAEASVDPKDNNGNTLLHYAAFEGCIEAAAILIKNGANLFARNNKSHTPLDVALYAGREIASILQAKEKVTSENLTEVVERLAMAQYLEQRMKTLIS, from the coding sequence ATGAACAAGAAATTTTTAAGATTGTGGTTACTGGCGCTTGCGCTCACTTCCAACGCTATGCCCGCTACCAATATTTTTTTTATACCAGCCGAAAAGATAGAGACTCAGCACTCCCCATTATTTAAAGCAGCCTTGAACGGTGATGTTAACGAAGTAAGAACATGTATCAACCGAGGTGACAATATCGATCAGCCAGATATTTTTAACACAACGCCAATCCATGTCGCCATCGCACACAACCACTCTGACTGCGTCCTTGAACTTTTGTCGCACAATGCAGACATTACTATTCCAGACATCAAAGATGGTTGGACGCCGCTTCACACCGCCGTCAACGTAAACAACCTCGATATCGTACAGGCACTGCTTAACCACGGCGCTGATGTTAATGCAAAAATACTGGTAACAGAAGATTCTTGTAACAAAAAAATCAGTGGTAAAACACCGCTCCACGTCGCGGTCATGATCGGCAATGCGGAATGTGTAAAGATGCTTCTTGCTCATAACCCTAATATTTTTGCCCAAGATGATTATTCTCAAACAGTGCTCTATGTGGCAGTTAGGTATTTCCATGCTGACTGCCTTATGCTTTTACTAGAACACCTCACACAAAAAAAAGCATACCTCATTAATAATTATGGCCATGCAGGCAACAGAGAATTTATTGCTGAATTAATCGCAGCAGAAGCAAGTGTTGATCCCAAAGATAATAATGGCAACACACTGCTCCACTATGCTGCTTTTGAAGGATGCATAGAAGCGGCAGCCATACTCATAAAAAATGGCGCCAATCTTTTTGCCCGCAACAATAAAAGTCACACACCACTTGACGTAGCACTGTATGCCGGGCGAGAAATAGCCTCGATACTGCAAGCAAAAGAAAAGGTAACATCTGAAAATCTTACAGAAGTTGTTGAGCGACTTGCTATGGCTCAATATTTAGAACAACGAATGAAAACACTTATCTCGTAA
- a CDS encoding ankyrin repeat domain-containing protein, giving the protein MNKKFIPLFLVAIALTAQALPAAYTPERQLGMLHVLAKLGHTQSLERFLPHCTIHIDTKQHGYTALHFAASNGHVEFLRKLIAYGADIEAKNDQFGTTPLLLAVALNQPACVQELLKLGANDAAIAEELCPLQMAIQAGNSDCMKILINHNPAIIHKKDNLGLTPLHYAATSGTLACVEVLIEHAADVHARTNNGKTALDLVRTIGLTKIMMAQLSEEVTRDDLIETNNCLMIYEYLKNKMAEQSHE; this is encoded by the coding sequence ATGAACAAAAAATTTATACCTTTATTTTTAGTTGCCATCGCACTCACCGCACAAGCCCTGCCCGCAGCTTATACACCCGAACGACAGCTCGGCATGCTTCATGTCCTTGCAAAACTAGGACATACTCAAAGCCTCGAAAGATTCTTACCTCATTGTACCATTCACATTGATACCAAACAACATGGCTATACCGCCCTTCATTTTGCCGCTAGCAACGGGCATGTTGAATTTCTGCGCAAGCTTATAGCATATGGCGCTGATATTGAAGCAAAAAACGATCAATTCGGCACAACGCCATTGCTGTTGGCTGTTGCCTTAAATCAACCAGCATGTGTTCAAGAACTTTTAAAACTCGGCGCGAATGACGCTGCTATCGCTGAAGAGTTATGCCCATTACAGATGGCAATTCAAGCAGGAAATAGTGATTGCATGAAGATCCTGATTAACCATAATCCTGCAATCATACACAAAAAAGACAACCTCGGATTAACGCCTCTGCACTATGCTGCAACATCAGGAACGTTGGCATGCGTAGAAGTACTCATTGAACATGCAGCCGACGTACATGCTCGCACTAATAACGGCAAAACCGCCCTTGACCTTGTGCGCACAATAGGTTTAACAAAAATTATGATGGCACAACTCTCAGAAGAAGTAACACGAGATGACCTTATAGAAACAAACAACTGCCTTATGATATACGAATATTTAAAGAACAAAATGGCTGAACAATCACACGAATAA
- a CDS encoding ankyrin repeat domain-containing protein, which translates to MKKKIIGLLSLVLVTTTNTMHATGFTPLHQAVHDGDINKVRILIQGNIDINAQTKDNETPLHFAARQGNKDCVKLLLPRGANVEAKTNTSRTPLHYAASNGHTNYVKLFLQNDANIEAKDNLGWTPLHYAASNGHTNCVELLLQKGANIEAITNTDLTPLHYATYLGHTKCAQELVKQNANVNAVTKFGRTPLHWASLWNLIECVELLLQNGANIEAKDNNNKTAKDLATENSHKDIVTLIESYEDIPEIKEPEVD; encoded by the coding sequence ATGAAGAAAAAGATTATCGGACTATTGTCGCTCGTTCTTGTTACTACCACAAACACCATGCACGCCACAGGCTTCACGCCACTGCACCAAGCGGTACACGATGGCGATATCAACAAAGTAAGAATTTTAATACAAGGTAATATTGATATTAACGCACAAACCAAAGACAACGAAACGCCACTTCATTTTGCTGCCAGACAGGGCAACAAAGACTGCGTTAAACTACTTTTACCACGTGGCGCCAACGTTGAAGCAAAAACAAACACTAGCAGAACGCCTCTTCATTATGCCGCTAGCAACGGCCACACCAACTACGTTAAATTATTTTTACAAAACGATGCCAACATTGAAGCAAAAGACAACCTCGGCTGGACACCTCTTCATTATGCTGCCAGCAACGGCCACACCAACTGCGTTGAATTACTTTTACAAAAAGGCGCCAACATTGAAGCAATAACAAACACCGACTTGACCCCACTTCATTATGCTACCTACTTAGGCCATACCAAATGTGCCCAAGAACTTGTAAAACAGAATGCTAATGTTAACGCCGTAACCAAATTCGGCAGAACGCCACTTCATTGGGCTAGTTTATGGAATCTTATCGAATGCGTTGAACTACTTTTACAAAATGGTGCCAACATTGAAGCAAAAGATAACAACAACAAAACAGCAAAAGACCTTGCAACCGAAAATAGCCACAAAGATATCGTCACATTAATAGAAAGTTACGAAGACATTCCAGAAATAAAAGAGCCTGAAGTCGATTAA
- a CDS encoding ankyrin repeat domain-containing protein — MNKHYLLLLLMTFQINATIFPAVSIPSAAALERSKVEKLKETFVLENFDIYAHDQDGKTPLHCAANMGLTVWVQALIELDANIYAVDQQGYTPYDHAVQKSHARCAALLLAAAQAPLVSSGTKRKR; from the coding sequence ATGAATAAACACTATCTTTTATTATTACTCATGACATTCCAAATCAATGCCACCATTTTTCCAGCAGTCTCAATTCCAAGCGCCGCTGCATTAGAAAGATCTAAAGTTGAAAAATTAAAGGAAACCTTTGTCCTAGAAAATTTTGATATTTATGCGCACGATCAAGACGGCAAAACACCCCTACATTGTGCCGCGAACATGGGGCTTACCGTGTGGGTCCAAGCCCTTATTGAACTCGACGCCAATATTTATGCGGTTGATCAACAAGGTTATACGCCATATGACCATGCCGTACAAAAAAGCCACGCAAGGTGTGCAGCATTACTTCTCGCGGCAGCTCAAGCCCCTCTTGTATCTTCTGGCACAAAGCGTAAGCGATAA
- a CDS encoding ankyrin repeat domain-containing protein: MKKHFLSLFLLMHINTISTLSAMCTRDVDMKEQETTYPVATTIIRNAQRHGITLLHIAAWNNAANWIRELIAQGANVYAIDDVGNTPYDAAANNGHFECAYILFEAMTIQQPVVVNEPAPSIPTRKRKRAE; this comes from the coding sequence ATGAAAAAACACTTCTTATCATTGTTCTTACTTATGCACATAAACACTATTTCAACATTGTCAGCCATGTGCACACGCGATGTTGACATGAAAGAGCAAGAAACAACCTATCCTGTAGCAACAACCATCATACGAAATGCACAACGCCACGGCATAACACTCCTTCACATTGCCGCATGGAATAACGCTGCCAACTGGATCCGTGAACTTATTGCTCAAGGAGCTAATGTGTATGCCATTGATGACGTTGGCAACACGCCGTATGACGCAGCTGCTAACAATGGTCACTTTGAATGTGCATATATCCTTTTTGAAGCTATGACAATACAGCAACCTGTTGTTGTAAATGAACCCGCACCAAGCATACCAACCAGAAAACGTAAACGCGCAGAATAA
- a CDS encoding ankyrin repeat domain-containing protein, which yields MIIKHQGALLLFFLTLTTTLVPAAEPATSTVSNSADADIDFDINATDPNGRTLMHYAAWNGHPGCMRDLVARNATVHCRDNFGATPLYLAINKGHTACVKILLENGALANDQGPSGWTALHHAAWFGYATCIALLLQHQAFINAPIAGASASLSTALHLAATKGHVECMAVLLKNGARSDIKDKIDWTALHYAAANNHADCVELLLQHEAEINISGGAAKITPLHVAVKAGAVACVEKLLAHRNINVNAINIVGQTPLHRAVEEREFRCLLMLLRHPKININIRDTAKHTALTIAQEIKWQKAIDTLETQNKKSDYMNELMSL from the coding sequence ATGATAATCAAACATCAAGGCGCACTCCTTTTATTCTTTCTAACACTGACCACCACACTTGTGCCTGCAGCAGAGCCTGCAACTAGTACAGTCAGCAATTCCGCAGACGCCGACATCGATTTTGATATCAATGCCACAGATCCCAATGGACGCACACTCATGCATTATGCCGCATGGAACGGGCACCCAGGCTGCATGAGAGACTTAGTGGCAAGAAACGCCACGGTTCATTGCAGAGACAATTTTGGTGCCACGCCGCTTTATTTGGCGATAAACAAAGGACATACCGCCTGCGTAAAAATACTGCTCGAAAATGGCGCACTCGCAAACGACCAAGGACCATCTGGCTGGACTGCGTTGCATCATGCTGCCTGGTTTGGCTATGCTACATGCATAGCACTCTTGTTACAACACCAAGCTTTTATCAACGCACCAATCGCCGGCGCTTCTGCATCACTCTCAACCGCCCTCCACTTGGCAGCAACCAAAGGACATGTTGAGTGCATGGCAGTATTACTCAAAAACGGCGCTCGTTCTGACATAAAAGACAAAATCGATTGGACAGCCCTGCACTATGCTGCCGCCAATAACCATGCCGATTGTGTAGAACTTTTACTGCAACACGAAGCAGAAATCAATATAAGTGGTGGTGCTGCAAAAATAACACCGCTGCATGTCGCTGTCAAAGCGGGTGCCGTTGCCTGCGTAGAAAAACTCCTAGCACACCGCAACATTAACGTAAATGCAATAAATATTGTAGGCCAAACCCCACTTCACAGAGCAGTAGAAGAACGTGAATTCCGATGCCTTCTTATGCTTTTACGCCACCCAAAGATTAACATCAACATCAGAGATACTGCTAAGCACACCGCTCTAACAATCGCACAAGAAATCAAATGGCAAAAAGCTATTGATACGCTAGAAACTCAAAACAAAAAATCAGACTATATGAACGAACTTATGTCTCTCTAA
- a CDS encoding ankyrin repeat domain-containing protein, whose translation MNKISVRLFLFTLFIIQATYVNAAFEIPFTPLHYAAMKGDLAYVETFINSGEDVNIKAIGGIYPLHLAALNNQPKIVEKLIQAQASISVKDDDKYTPLHLAAQQGHVDCLAILLQHHKDQQVDKLNRFAETALHCASKNGHTGCIILLMAAGAKADTIDQDCRTPLFYAVTNGHTACVEKLLECDADCISTFSSKKLEFWAREADYHDIADMLIKARIYQEQRAGQPKLKMD comes from the coding sequence ATGAACAAAATATCAGTAAGATTATTCTTATTCACACTGTTCATAATACAAGCAACATATGTTAACGCAGCATTTGAAATACCTTTTACGCCCCTCCATTACGCAGCAATGAAGGGCGACCTCGCGTATGTTGAAACTTTTATAAACAGCGGCGAAGATGTCAATATCAAGGCAATCGGCGGTATCTACCCACTTCATCTGGCAGCATTAAATAATCAACCAAAAATTGTTGAAAAACTCATTCAAGCACAAGCATCTATCTCCGTCAAAGATGATGACAAATACACGCCACTTCATTTAGCGGCACAACAAGGACACGTTGACTGTCTTGCCATTTTATTACAACACCATAAAGATCAGCAAGTCGACAAGCTCAATCGATTTGCTGAAACAGCTCTGCATTGTGCAAGTAAAAACGGTCATACTGGTTGCATTATTCTTCTCATGGCAGCAGGTGCAAAAGCAGACACCATCGACCAAGACTGTCGCACACCACTTTTTTATGCCGTAACAAACGGCCATACGGCATGCGTAGAAAAACTACTCGAATGCGATGCTGACTGCATTAGCACTTTTTCTAGTAAAAAATTAGAATTTTGGGCACGCGAAGCTGATTATCACGACATCGCCGATATGCTCATAAAAGCAAGAATTTATCAAGAACAACGTGCCGGCCAACCAAAATTAAAAATGGATTAA
- a CDS encoding ankyrin repeat domain-containing protein translates to MKNYTAKILLILFLIPSAAVLPGASSEETTELHQAARHGNCGVIQHLLNQGADVNARDIKRWTPLHIAATFGHAFFIQELIRLRADVIDLNAQDAKGVTALFFAALQNQPACIEILLQSGANPNLSIFNSECYGFTALHIAAKKNHTACIETLTQYPSTDINACAKKNLTPLHLAAQYGAISSIQKLLLAGANLNATSAEQETPEDVALKYGSLAAALLLKEVRNLGPTAITSVDKDENDLCFFCNNMFYINEVCASLGCGHDFHQECFADWLSECKKRQRNLCCSTLAEQLQITPISKPLALMRTTVPKNYPYCLSSSAPL, encoded by the coding sequence ATGAAAAACTATACTGCCAAAATATTGCTCATACTCTTTTTAATCCCATCAGCAGCTGTTTTACCCGGAGCTTCATCTGAAGAAACAACAGAACTTCATCAAGCTGCACGACATGGTAATTGTGGCGTTATACAACATTTACTTAATCAAGGAGCTGATGTTAACGCACGAGACATTAAACGCTGGACGCCGCTTCATATTGCCGCAACTTTTGGTCATGCATTTTTCATACAAGAACTCATTCGTTTACGTGCTGACGTTATAGACCTTAACGCACAAGACGCCAAAGGCGTTACGGCTTTATTTTTTGCAGCCCTGCAAAACCAACCAGCTTGCATCGAGATACTCTTACAATCAGGCGCCAATCCCAATTTAAGCATATTTAATTCGGAATGTTATGGATTCACTGCATTACATATAGCAGCAAAAAAAAATCATACTGCTTGCATTGAAACGCTCACACAATACCCATCAACCGATATTAATGCTTGTGCAAAAAAAAACTTAACCCCTCTCCATCTTGCTGCTCAATACGGCGCTATAAGCAGCATTCAAAAGCTTCTTTTGGCCGGCGCCAATCTTAACGCTACAAGCGCTGAGCAAGAAACACCTGAAGACGTTGCCCTCAAATATGGCAGTCTAGCTGCAGCGCTTCTTTTAAAAGAAGTAAGAAACCTCGGCCCGACAGCCATAACATCAGTTGATAAAGATGAAAACGACCTATGCTTTTTCTGTAACAATATGTTTTATATAAACGAAGTCTGCGCAAGCCTCGGGTGCGGTCACGATTTTCATCAAGAGTGCTTTGCCGATTGGCTTTCAGAATGCAAAAAAAGACAGCGAAATCTATGTTGTTCTACCTTAGCCGAACAATTACAAATTACTCCCATTTCTAAACCACTCGCACTCATGCGCACCACCGTACCAAAAAATTATCCTTACTGTTTAAGTTCATCAGCTCCGTTGTAA
- the rpsB gene encoding 30S ribosomal protein S2, producing MNIDLKDMLKAGLHFGHKTSRWSPNMRPYIWGSKNHVHLIDISKTAFLLEKTGAELKKLAAEGGSFLWIGTKKPAQKIVQEIATKLRMPWVIHRWIGGTLSNFDQVKKAITRLLHLRDVMAKPTVHYTKKELVMIQKEIERLEKNVGGIIELSYPPAGLIVVDAGREQSAIKEASRLGIPIVSLVDTNTDPTGINFVIPANDDSPKSIRFVLEYLQAKIEEGVKEFKENKGNEKIAKKIVKVEAAPKEEVAPELIAVLEEEDEIVGNTAKVEVIKKPLSRAPMKK from the coding sequence ATGAACATCGATTTAAAAGATATGCTCAAAGCTGGCCTCCATTTTGGCCACAAAACCTCACGTTGGTCGCCAAACATGCGTCCTTACATTTGGGGATCAAAAAATCACGTCCACTTGATTGATATTTCAAAAACAGCTTTTTTGTTGGAAAAAACGGGCGCTGAGTTGAAAAAACTTGCCGCCGAAGGTGGTTCATTTTTGTGGATCGGCACAAAAAAACCTGCACAAAAAATTGTTCAAGAAATTGCAACCAAGTTGCGCATGCCGTGGGTTATTCATCGTTGGATCGGTGGAACCTTGAGCAACTTTGATCAAGTTAAAAAAGCTATTACACGCCTCCTTCATTTGCGCGATGTTATGGCAAAGCCTACCGTGCACTACACAAAAAAAGAGCTCGTTATGATTCAAAAAGAAATCGAACGGCTTGAAAAGAACGTTGGCGGTATCATTGAATTGTCTTACCCACCAGCAGGCTTGATTGTTGTTGATGCAGGCAGAGAACAGTCAGCAATTAAAGAAGCTTCACGCTTGGGTATTCCTATTGTGTCATTGGTTGATACAAACACAGATCCAACAGGCATTAACTTTGTTATTCCTGCAAACGATGATTCTCCAAAGTCCATTCGTTTCGTACTTGAGTATTTGCAAGCAAAGATCGAAGAAGGCGTAAAAGAATTCAAGGAAAATAAAGGCAATGAAAAAATTGCTAAAAAAATAGTAAAAGTAGAAGCTGCACCAAAAGAAGAAGTAGCACCAGAGTTGATCGCTGTTCTTGAGGAAGAAGACGAAATTGTTGGTAACACCGCAAAAGTAGAAGTAATCAAGAAGCCTCTTTCTCGTGCTCCAATGAAAAAATAA